A stretch of Agelaius phoeniceus isolate bAgePho1 chromosome 30, bAgePho1.hap1, whole genome shotgun sequence DNA encodes these proteins:
- the DOK2 gene encoding docking protein 2 has translation MEEAVVKQGWLYLQLQQTFGKKWKKFWAVLYRESSRSTARLELQEGPERPRRAEGGRRLVRLSDCVHVAEAGGDASCPKDTVPFLLETTERRFLLAADGAEAAEWIQRLCELAFPRSREEPGAAKESTEGEFSMEENSLYSSRGKAGLEQAFEVTVRVTPSSQRCRLRGRCILRAGEEALELWHPQSQELLSSWPYRFLRRFGRDKVTFSFEAGRRCASGEGNFEFDTRQGNEIFQAIEAAIEVQKGRGGPVDEAPRLLEHARTPSWAQGHEEPKCPPGEAKVPKGEGKGAKGRLVAPPGAGEGSGPSQLSRGGDCPYAEPRDSLRPPAKGRRPDGAAVESEYAVPFDTIAKAFLARQFGGLGCAQEGLPEPPSVPRDAGGAQQPPGRPTAPKPEHIYDEPEGLSGLSLYDEPKEVKGEAWRLQAAPEEPPGLGCPYNAQRDDYAVPKRPFLLQGKEWLGDSDYDNVALRLAKKRNLQ, from the exons ATGGAGGAGGCGGTGGTGAAGCAGGGCTGGCTgtacctgcagctgcagcaaacCTTCGGCAAG AAGTGGAAGAAGTTCTGGGCCGTGCTGTACCGGGAGAGCTCGCGCTCCACGGCgcgcctggagctgcaggagggccCCGAGCGGCCGCGCAGGGCCGAGGGCGGCCGGCGCCTGGTCCGGCTCAGCGACTGCGTGCACGTGGCCGAGGCGGGCGGCGACGCCTCCTGCCCCAAGGACACCGtccccttcctgctggagaCCACGGAGCGCCGCTTCCTGCTGGCTGCCGACGGCGCCGAGGCGGCCGAATGGATCCAGCGGCTCTGCGAGCTGGCGTTCCCG AGGAGCCGTGAGGAGCCGGGAGCAGCCAAGGAGAGCACAGAGGGCGAGTTCTCCATGGAGGAAAATTCCCTGTACAGCTCGCGGGGCAAAg CCGGCCTGGAGCAGGCGTTTGAGGTGACAGTGAGGGTGACGCCATCGTCGCAGCGCTGCCGGCTCCGGGGCCGCTGCATCCTGCGGGCGGGCGAGGAGGCGCTGGAGCTGTGGCACcctcagagccaggagctgctctccagctggcCCTACCGCTTCCTGCGCCGCTTCGGCCGCGACAAG GTCACCTTCTCCTTCGAGGCCGGCCGGCGCTGCGCGTCCGGAGAGGGCAACTTCGAGTTCGACACCAGGCAGGGCAACGAGATCTTCCAGGCCATCGAGGCGGCCATCGAGGTCCAGAAGGGCCGGGGCGGTCCCGTGGATGAAGCCCCGCGGCTGCTGGAGCACGCCAGGAcgcccagctgggcacagggccaCGAGGAGCCCAAGTGTCCCCCCGGGGAGGCCAAGGTGCccaaaggggaggggaaaggggccaAGGGCAGGTTGGTGGCGCCccccggggctggggagggctcgGGGCCGTCGCAGCTGTCGCGGGGCGGGGATTGTCCCTACGCGGAGCCGCGCGATTCGCTGCGCCCGCCCGCCAAGGGCCGGAGGCCGGACGGGGCCGCGGTGGAGTCCGAGTACGCCGTCCCCTTCGACACCATCGCCAAGGCCTTCCTGGCGCGCCAGTTCGGcggcctgggctgtgcccaggaggggctccccgagccccccagcgtccccagggatgcaggggggGCTCAGCAGCCCCCCGGCCGCCCCACGGCCCCCAAACCCGAGCACATCTATGACGAGCCCGAGGGGCTCTCGGGGCTCTCGCTGTACGACGAGCCCAAGGAGGTGAAGGGGGAGGCCTGGAGGCTGCAGGCGGCCCCCGAGGAGCCCCCCGGGCTCGGCTGTCCCTACAACGCCCAGCGCGACGACTACGCCGTCCCCAAGAGGcccttcctgctgcagggcaagGAGTGGCTCGGGGACAGTGACTATGACAACGTGGCCCTCAGGCTGGCCAAGAAGAGGAACCTGCAGTGA